The proteins below come from a single Rhodococcus sp. WMMA185 genomic window:
- the cobC gene encoding Rv2231c family pyridoxal phosphate-dependent protein CobC, translated as MDMRAGSRESLRHHGDADVVPGLLDFAVNVQGDGPPEWLRRRLADALPHLGSYPTAAADLTARNAVAARHGRQPEEVLLLAGGAEGFAMLPRLRPRAAAVIHPSFTEPEWALREAGVPVRQVFLEDPYRLDSATVPESADLVVIGNPTNPTSTLHPAEEILALRRPGRIVVVDEAFADAVPGECESLSGRSLPDVLVLRSLTKTWALAGLRCGYALGAPEILDRLQVGRAHWPLGSLQVEAIAACSAPDAVAAAEDHAVVLGKWREEMVRRLRGIGVAVHLPAAAPFLLLRFADGELMRRHLRDRGIVVRRCDTFPGLGPDFLRVAVRPRQQTDALIDAMKEI; from the coding sequence GTGGACATGCGTGCCGGTAGTCGGGAGAGCCTGCGTCATCACGGCGATGCGGACGTAGTGCCAGGCCTCCTCGACTTCGCGGTGAACGTGCAGGGTGACGGGCCGCCGGAATGGTTGCGTCGGCGACTAGCCGATGCGTTGCCGCACCTCGGTTCCTATCCGACGGCTGCCGCCGATCTCACGGCTCGGAACGCGGTGGCCGCACGCCACGGTCGGCAACCCGAGGAAGTTCTGCTCCTCGCAGGCGGGGCCGAGGGCTTCGCGATGCTGCCACGTCTCCGACCGCGTGCGGCCGCGGTGATCCACCCGTCTTTCACCGAACCCGAGTGGGCGTTGCGGGAAGCGGGTGTGCCGGTTAGGCAGGTGTTCCTCGAAGATCCGTATCGCCTCGACTCCGCAACCGTCCCGGAATCCGCCGACCTGGTAGTGATCGGGAATCCGACCAATCCGACGTCGACGCTGCACCCGGCCGAGGAGATTCTGGCGTTGCGACGCCCGGGTCGGATCGTGGTGGTCGACGAGGCGTTCGCCGACGCGGTCCCGGGTGAGTGCGAGTCGCTGTCCGGCCGTTCGCTCCCCGATGTCCTGGTGCTGCGCAGCCTCACCAAGACGTGGGCGCTCGCGGGCCTGCGCTGTGGATATGCGCTCGGCGCCCCCGAGATACTCGACCGGCTGCAGGTCGGTCGCGCACACTGGCCCCTTGGCAGCCTCCAGGTGGAAGCAATCGCCGCATGCAGTGCTCCGGACGCTGTTGCCGCCGCCGAGGATCATGCGGTCGTTCTGGGGAAATGGCGTGAGGAGATGGTCCGACGGCTGCGCGGCATCGGCGTGGCGGTGCATCTACCGGCTGCCGCGCCGTTTCTCCTGCTACGTTTTGCGGACGGAGAACTGATGCGGAGGCATCTACGTGACCGGGGAATCGTGGTGCGGCGCTGCGACACCTTTCCG
- a CDS encoding low molecular weight protein-tyrosine-phosphatase encodes MSPFDPAPSAREASDHALHVTFVCTGNICRSPMAEKIFAEHLRRVALGDRVTVSSAGTHSFHVGSEADVRAVKILDLHGYPTDHVATAVGPYHLGAELVVALAANHDRQLAQMGVPDERRRLLRSFDPNADTTSVADPFYGDLEDFERVRRQIEAAVPGLLDWVRDW; translated from the coding sequence ATGTCGCCTTTTGACCCGGCACCGTCTGCGCGTGAAGCTTCCGACCACGCGCTGCACGTGACCTTCGTCTGCACCGGGAACATCTGCCGCTCCCCGATGGCCGAGAAGATCTTCGCCGAGCACCTGCGCCGCGTCGCTCTCGGCGACCGCGTCACGGTCAGCAGCGCCGGAACTCACAGCTTTCATGTCGGCAGTGAGGCCGACGTCCGAGCCGTCAAGATTCTGGATCTGCACGGCTATCCAACCGATCACGTCGCCACGGCCGTCGGGCCGTACCACCTCGGAGCCGAACTGGTGGTGGCTCTCGCGGCGAACCACGACCGTCAGCTGGCCCAGATGGGTGTTCCCGACGAGCGCCGACGACTGCTGCGCAGCTTCGACCCGAACGCGGACACCACATCCGTCGCAGACCCCTTCTACGGCGACCTCGAGGACTTCGAACGGGTTCGCCGCCAGATCGAGGCCGCGGTGCCCGGGCTACTCGATTGGGTGCGCGATTGGTAG
- a CDS encoding cobalamin biosynthesis protein, giving the protein MHRLVFPGGARAAGLVLGYVADRVLADPARWHPVSGFGRTAIALERVMYRDSRWSGVLHAGMLVGGAAGLGVAADRGVQRAGWAGEVAGTAVATWVVLGGTSLGRTGATMARHLESDDLTAARALLPSLCGRDPSALGADGLARAALESVAENTADAAVGALVWGALAGIPGLFAYRATNTLDAMVGYRSPKYRNFGWSAARWDDVVNLLPARVTGALTVVAAPTVGGSAVGAWQSWRCDASGHPSPNAGVAEASAAGALGVSLGGRTEYAHGVEMRPRLGSGHSPEPADLDRGVRLSAVIQGGAALVSAVLAVAVGQLDFRRRSRR; this is encoded by the coding sequence GTGCATCGACTTGTCTTTCCCGGCGGTGCCCGCGCGGCCGGACTAGTTCTCGGCTACGTTGCCGACCGGGTACTGGCCGACCCGGCCCGCTGGCACCCGGTATCTGGATTCGGCCGCACGGCAATCGCTCTGGAACGGGTGATGTACCGAGACTCCCGCTGGTCCGGGGTTCTGCACGCGGGAATGCTGGTCGGTGGAGCCGCAGGTCTGGGGGTTGCGGCGGATCGTGGCGTTCAGCGGGCCGGATGGGCCGGAGAGGTAGCGGGGACAGCGGTCGCGACCTGGGTCGTTCTCGGTGGAACATCCCTGGGCCGGACGGGAGCTACGATGGCGCGGCACCTCGAATCGGATGATCTCACCGCGGCCCGTGCTCTGTTGCCGTCGCTGTGCGGTCGTGATCCCAGCGCGCTCGGTGCGGACGGTCTCGCGCGCGCGGCACTGGAGTCGGTGGCCGAGAACACCGCCGACGCTGCGGTCGGGGCGCTCGTATGGGGGGCGCTTGCAGGAATCCCCGGACTGTTCGCCTACCGGGCGACCAATACTCTCGATGCGATGGTCGGCTATCGCTCGCCCAAGTACCGCAACTTCGGCTGGTCTGCGGCACGCTGGGACGACGTCGTCAATCTGCTTCCCGCCCGCGTGACGGGAGCATTGACAGTCGTTGCCGCACCCACGGTCGGTGGATCGGCGGTGGGGGCGTGGCAGTCATGGCGGTGCGACGCATCCGGGCATCCCAGTCCCAATGCGGGGGTCGCGGAGGCGAGCGCCGCGGGAGCCCTGGGGGTATCGCTCGGGGGACGCACCGAATATGCGCACGGGGTCGAGATGCGGCCGCGCCTGGGATCCGGGCACTCACCGGAACCAGCGGACCTCGACCGTGGGGTGCGGCTCTCCGCCGTCATACAGGGCGGTGCGGCGCTGGTGTCAGCGGTTCTTGCCGTAGCGGTCGGCCAGCTTGACTTCCGTCGCCGTTCTCGGCGCTGA
- a CDS encoding SURF1 family cytochrome oxidase biogenesis protein has protein sequence MQRLRFLLRPGWLVLALVVAGFAFMCFYVLAPWQLGKNTSTEQRNQLIADSVDADPVPLESLLSGSGLDPDDEWRRITVTGEYAQNSDILVRLRSIDGQPSYEVLTPLQLSGGSTILINRGYVRPVQGTEAPPVDAPPTGLVTLDGRVRMSEGTVSGKEPIIESGQRQVYYIDAKQIGDFIGTDLIDGYVQLEPDQPGGLGTIGLPQLDAGPYLSYGLQWLAFGIMAPLGLAYFIRAELLERRKENKGKPSMASDDSDPAPATRKTPFRKAKPTESAPRTATEVKLADRYGKNR, from the coding sequence GTGCAAAGGCTCAGATTTCTGCTGCGACCCGGCTGGTTGGTCTTGGCCTTGGTGGTCGCCGGATTCGCCTTCATGTGTTTCTACGTGCTCGCACCCTGGCAACTCGGCAAGAACACCTCGACGGAACAGCGCAACCAGCTGATCGCCGATTCGGTCGACGCCGATCCTGTCCCGCTCGAGAGCCTGCTGTCCGGCAGCGGGCTGGATCCGGACGACGAATGGCGGCGGATCACGGTCACAGGAGAGTACGCCCAAAACAGCGACATCCTGGTTCGGCTGCGATCGATCGACGGGCAGCCGTCGTACGAAGTCCTGACCCCACTACAACTATCCGGCGGCAGCACCATCCTGATCAACCGCGGCTACGTTCGGCCGGTCCAGGGAACCGAAGCTCCTCCGGTCGATGCGCCGCCGACAGGGCTTGTGACGCTCGACGGCCGCGTCCGCATGTCGGAGGGCACCGTCTCCGGCAAGGAACCGATCATCGAGAGCGGGCAGCGTCAGGTCTACTACATCGATGCAAAGCAGATCGGTGACTTCATCGGCACCGATCTGATCGACGGATACGTCCAACTCGAGCCGGATCAACCGGGCGGCCTGGGCACCATTGGGCTCCCACAGCTCGATGCGGGACCGTACCTGTCGTACGGACTTCAGTGGCTGGCATTTGGAATCATGGCCCCGTTGGGCTTGGCGTACTTCATTCGAGCGGAATTGCTCGAACGCCGCAAGGAGAACAAGGGGAAGCCCTCCATGGCTTCGGACGACTCCGATCCCGCACCCGCTACACGGAAGACTCCGTTCAGGAAAGCCAAGCCGACGGAATCAGCGCCGAGAACGGCGACGGAAGTCAAGCTGGCCGACCGCTACGGCAAGAACCGCTGA
- a CDS encoding HAD-IA family hydrolase: MTPLSTPAACARSPLAAPIVLFDLDGTLTDSAPGIHGGFRHALAVIGQPEPTDEMIDSVIGPPMIDTFRSLGLEEDLVQQAIAAYVERYDAVGWAQNSPFDGIEEVLARAQRSGRRLAVATSKSERFAVRILEHFGLAHYFEFIGGSSDDGLRRAKSDVIEHSLHNLGVTVAPGSTANVLMIGDRDHDVLGAARWGIPTVFVEWGYGFPAEADRAHASARTVADLGRMLDVAF; the protein is encoded by the coding sequence GTGACGCCTCTTTCGACCCCCGCGGCCTGCGCCCGTTCGCCTCTCGCGGCCCCGATCGTGCTGTTCGATCTCGACGGCACCCTCACCGACTCAGCACCCGGCATTCACGGCGGGTTCCGGCACGCTCTCGCGGTAATCGGCCAACCAGAACCGACCGACGAAATGATCGACAGCGTCATCGGCCCGCCGATGATCGACACGTTCCGGTCGCTAGGGCTCGAGGAGGATCTCGTGCAGCAGGCGATCGCCGCATATGTCGAACGCTACGACGCGGTCGGATGGGCCCAGAACTCCCCCTTCGACGGCATCGAGGAGGTGCTTGCACGCGCCCAAAGGAGCGGTCGGCGGCTGGCGGTGGCCACATCGAAGTCCGAACGATTCGCAGTACGCATCCTCGAGCACTTCGGGCTCGCTCACTACTTCGAGTTCATCGGCGGTTCCAGCGATGACGGCCTTCGCCGGGCCAAGTCGGACGTGATCGAACACTCGCTGCACAACCTCGGAGTCACCGTCGCCCCGGGCTCCACCGCCAATGTGCTCATGATCGGCGACCGCGACCACGACGTGCTGGGGGCCGCGCGATGGGGTATTCCCACGGTCTTCGTCGAATGGGGCTACGGCTTCCCCGCCGAGGCCGATCGCGCGCATGCATCCGCACGGACCGTTGCAGACCTGGGAAGGATGCTCGATGTCGCCTTTTGA